CTGGAAGAAATCTTCGGTAAACTTAAAAAATCGACCAGCGGTAATCACAATATCCGCAAATCCGGCATGGGCGATGAACTCAATGCGGAAACCCGGCCATTCGAGTTCGGCGATGGCGTAGATCAGCTGGATGTTACCGCTTCTATCCGGAACGCCCAGATCAATCACGGAATCGACAGTTTCTCCATTCAGCAGGACGATCTGGAGGTAAAGGAAACCGACTTTAAAACGCAGACCTCTACCGCCCTGATGATCGATATCTCCCACTCCATGATACTTTACGGGGAAGACCGCATCACCCCCGCTAAAAAAGTAGCTATGGCCCTGGCAGAGCTGATCACCACACGCTATCCGAAAGATACACTCGATATCATCGTATTCGGTAACGATGCCTGGCAGATAGAGATCAAAGATTTGCCCTATCTCCAGGTAGGACCATTCCATACCAACACCGTTGCCGGCCTGGAACTGGCCATGGATCTGCTCCGCCGCAGGCGCAATCCAAATAAACAGATCTTCATGATCACCGACGGAAAACCTACCTGCCTGAAAATAGGATCGCAGTACTATAAGAACAGCTTCGGCCTCGACAGGAAAATACTCAACCGTACCCTGAACCTGGCCGCTCAATGCAAAAAGCTCAAAATCCCGATCACTACTTTCATGGTAGCTACCGATCCCTGGCTCCAGCAATTTGTACAGGAATTCACGGAAACCAATAGCGGGAAGGCATTCTTTTCAGGAACCGATAAACTGGGCCAGTTCCTGTTCCGCGACTTCGAAAGCGGAAAAAGGAAATTCTATTAGCCGCAAAAGTTACGGTTTATAACAACAGGGGAAACCACAGCAGGAACCACTCATGTTTTATTCCTGCCAGTCTTTTCCTGATTTTTCATTTGTAATTTTTTTCTATGAGCATCAGCATTAAAACATTAGGCGAGTTAAAAAAAAGTGGCTATAAACCAGTTTCCGTTAAGGAAGAAATCAGACGCAACCTGATAAAAAATCTGCAAACCAAAGAAGATTCATTCCCCGGCATCATCGGCTATGAAGATACGG
The genomic region above belongs to Chitinophaga sp. 180180018-3 and contains:
- a CDS encoding VWA domain-containing protein yields the protein MRGIQFTRFNPDDNKKTPFQQLLDIFTQLLTYTSGDITEALQWLTELDKEYQLTNDEYGIGDFIEDLKNKGYIRENEETGAIEITSKAEQAIRKNALEEIFGKLKKSTSGNHNIRKSGMGDELNAETRPFEFGDGVDQLDVTASIRNAQINHGIDSFSIQQDDLEVKETDFKTQTSTALMIDISHSMILYGEDRITPAKKVAMALAELITTRYPKDTLDIIVFGNDAWQIEIKDLPYLQVGPFHTNTVAGLELAMDLLRRRRNPNKQIFMITDGKPTCLKIGSQYYKNSFGLDRKILNRTLNLAAQCKKLKIPITTFMVATDPWLQQFVQEFTETNSGKAFFSGTDKLGQFLFRDFESGKRKFY